A stretch of Miscanthus floridulus cultivar M001 chromosome 13, ASM1932011v1, whole genome shotgun sequence DNA encodes these proteins:
- the LOC136499107 gene encoding aquaporin NIP3-2-like encodes MDVSLSIPSAPAASMLVDKDSMSDDKISIFIPRSPSNKTQPLGFQQNEASDDPPPLFAKSMTLALIKKVVAEFLGTFLLIFTVLSALIMNEAHNGALGLLGVAASAGMAVVVIVSSIFHVSGGQLNPAVSVTMAVFGHLPPAHLVPYVVAQLLGSTAASFVAKALYDPVNLGATVATVPRIGTFEAFWVEFITTFILLFVITALSTDPRAVKELIAVGAAAAVMMSTLISGESTGASMNPARTLGTAIATGTYTKIWIYIVAPPLGGIAGCGAYHALK; translated from the exons ATGGACGTCTCACTGAGCATCCCTTCAGCACCAGCGGCTTCCATGCTGGTGGACAAGGACAGCATGAGCGATGACAAGATCTCAATCTTCATCCCCAGGTCTCCTTCCAACAAGACCCAGCCACTAGGGTTTCAACAAAACGAGGCATCCGATGATCCACCTCCACTCTTCGCCAAGAGCATGACACTTGCACTCATCAAGAAG GTGGTAGCAGAGTTCCTGGGGACATTCCTGCTCATCTTCACCGTGCTATCAGCGCTCATCATGAACGAGGCGCACAATGGTGCGCTGGGCCTGCTCGGCGTGGCGGCGAGCGCGGGGATGGCTGTGGTCGTCATCGTCTCCTCCATCTTCCACGTGTCTGGAGGACAGCTCAACCCGGCGGTCAGCGTCACCATGGCCGTGTTCGGCCACCTCCCACCAGCTCACCTCGTGCCCTACGTCGTCGCTCAGCTCCTTGGATCCACGGCGGCCTCGTTCGTGGCCAAGGCGCTCTATGATCCGGTGAACCTTGGCGCTACCGTCGCCACGGTGCCTAGAATCGGCACCTTTGAGGCGTTTTGGGTCGAGTTCATCACCACCTTCATCCTCCTCTTCGTCATCACCGCTCTTTCCACCGATCCCAGAGCA GTAAAAGAATTGATAGCAGTGGGAGCTGCGGCGGCAGTGATGATGAGCACTCTCATCTCCGG GGAGTCGACCGGAGCGTCGATGAATCCGGCGAGAACGCTAGGAACGGCGATCGCCACGGGGACGTACACCAAGATCTGGATCTACATAGTTGCTCCTCCGCTAGGCGGCATTGCCGGATGTGGAGCTTACCATGCGCTCAAGTGA